The following proteins are co-located in the Perca fluviatilis chromosome 22, GENO_Pfluv_1.0, whole genome shotgun sequence genome:
- the LOC120551928 gene encoding very-long-chain enoyl-CoA reductase isoform X1 — protein MSRTTFFEVRILDANTKEHLCFLDKVEPYSTIGDIKSLFHKSYPQWYPARQALRLDPKEKSLRDDEILQSLPVGTTATMYFRDLGPQLGWTMVFMAECIGPLLTYLLFYFRVPYIYSHEYGFTSSPHPVVRLACACHTFHYMKRLIETIFVHRFSHGTMPLGTMVRNCTYYWGFSAWLAYYINHPLYTPPCKSAHVHTHTHTHNAVCLDFLQLINTSLSLFTAYGELQVSYALVMFAMCELGNFSIHLTLTNLRGEGSRSRRFPMPTKNPFTWLFFFVSCPNYTYEFGAWVSFSIMTQCLPVALYTLLGFIQMTIWAKGKHRAYSREFKDYPNLRMAIIPLIL, from the exons ATGAGCCGGACCACCTTTTTTGAG GTGAGGATCCTGGATGCCAACACGAAAGAGCACCTTTGTTTTTTAGATAAG GTGGAGCCCTACTCAACAATAGGAGACATCAAGAGCCTTTTTCACAAATCAT atccTCAATGGTATCCTGCAAGACAGGCCCTAAGGCTTGATCCCA AGGAAAAATCACTCCGAGATGATGAAATCTTACAGAGTCTACCAGTTGGGACCACTGCGACCATGTACTTCAGAGATCTTGGTCCACAGTTAGGTTGGACTATG GTGTTTATGGCAGAGTGCATCGGGCCTCTTCTCACCTACCTCCTCTTTTATTTTCGAGTGCCATACATTTACTCACACGAATATGGCTTTACCTCAAGTCCCCATCCTGTTGTCAG actGGCCTGTGCCTGTCACACCTTCCACTATATGAAGAGGCTGATAGAGACTATCTTTGTGCATCGTTTCTCCCATGGGACCATGCCTCTCGGGACAATGGTCAGG AATTGTACCTATTACTGGGGTTTCTCAGCTTGGTTGGCATACTACATCAACCACCCTCTTTACACACCTCCATGTAAGTCAGCCCatgtacacacgcacacacacacacacaatgctgtTTGTCTCGATTTTCTGCAGCTTATCAACACCAGCCTATCTCTCTTCACAGCATATGGAGAACTACAAGTCAGCTATGCATTAGTCATGTTTGCT ATGTGTGAACTTGGAAACTTCTCCATTCACTTGACTCTTACTAATCTCAGAGGAGAGG GGTCCAGGAGCAGACGGTTTCCTATGCCAACAAAGAACCCCTTCACATGGCTATTTTTCTTTGTATCCTGTCCAAATTACACATATGAG TTCGGAGCTTGGGTGAGCTTCTCCATCATGACCCAGTGTCTCCCAG TGGCATTGTACACATTACTAGGCTTCATTCAGATGACCATCTGGGCCAAAGGGAAGCACAGAGCCTACAGCAGGGAGTTCAAAGACTACCCAAACCTCCGGATGGCCATTATCCCCCTGATTCTCTGA
- the LOC120551928 gene encoding very-long-chain enoyl-CoA reductase isoform X2, translating to MSRTTFFEVRILDANTKEHLCFLDKVEPYSTIGDIKSLFHKSYPQWYPARQALRLDPKEKSLRDDEILQSLPVGTTATMYFRDLGPQLGWTMVFMAECIGPLLTYLLFYFRVPYIYSHEYGFTSSPHPVVRLACACHTFHYMKRLIETIFVHRFSHGTMPLGTMVRNCTYYWGFSAWLAYYINHPLYTPPSYGELQVSYALVMFAMCELGNFSIHLTLTNLRGEGSRSRRFPMPTKNPFTWLFFFVSCPNYTYEFGAWVSFSIMTQCLPVALYTLLGFIQMTIWAKGKHRAYSREFKDYPNLRMAIIPLIL from the exons ATGAGCCGGACCACCTTTTTTGAG GTGAGGATCCTGGATGCCAACACGAAAGAGCACCTTTGTTTTTTAGATAAG GTGGAGCCCTACTCAACAATAGGAGACATCAAGAGCCTTTTTCACAAATCAT atccTCAATGGTATCCTGCAAGACAGGCCCTAAGGCTTGATCCCA AGGAAAAATCACTCCGAGATGATGAAATCTTACAGAGTCTACCAGTTGGGACCACTGCGACCATGTACTTCAGAGATCTTGGTCCACAGTTAGGTTGGACTATG GTGTTTATGGCAGAGTGCATCGGGCCTCTTCTCACCTACCTCCTCTTTTATTTTCGAGTGCCATACATTTACTCACACGAATATGGCTTTACCTCAAGTCCCCATCCTGTTGTCAG actGGCCTGTGCCTGTCACACCTTCCACTATATGAAGAGGCTGATAGAGACTATCTTTGTGCATCGTTTCTCCCATGGGACCATGCCTCTCGGGACAATGGTCAGG AATTGTACCTATTACTGGGGTTTCTCAGCTTGGTTGGCATACTACATCAACCACCCTCTTTACACACCTCCAT CATATGGAGAACTACAAGTCAGCTATGCATTAGTCATGTTTGCT ATGTGTGAACTTGGAAACTTCTCCATTCACTTGACTCTTACTAATCTCAGAGGAGAGG GGTCCAGGAGCAGACGGTTTCCTATGCCAACAAAGAACCCCTTCACATGGCTATTTTTCTTTGTATCCTGTCCAAATTACACATATGAG TTCGGAGCTTGGGTGAGCTTCTCCATCATGACCCAGTGTCTCCCAG TGGCATTGTACACATTACTAGGCTTCATTCAGATGACCATCTGGGCCAAAGGGAAGCACAGAGCCTACAGCAGGGAGTTCAAAGACTACCCAAACCTCCGGATGGCCATTATCCCCCTGATTCTCTGA